The Deinococcus cellulosilyticus NBRC 106333 = KACC 11606 genome segment GACCATCAAAGAAGGCGCAAGCTGGAGGATGGGAGCATCCCGCAACATCCCGGAAACCTTCGCCCGGGCCTTCAGTGAAGCCCGCCCCAGGCTCTCCCTGCCCGACACCCTCCCGCAGGGACGTGCCCACATCGAGAAGCATTACCGCGCAGCCTGGGAGAAAGATGTCCTGATTGAACCCCTCATCCGGGAACTGCCCGATGGAAGCCTGGTGACCGTGCCGATGATGTACCAGTCCCAGCAGCTTGGACAGCTGCATGCCTTCTACCGCAGAGGTGTGGCCCCCACCCAGCGTGAACTGGAATTCCTGGCTGCCCTTGCCGATCAGGGGGCCGTGGCCATCGAAACCTCACAGCTGATCGACCGGGTGCAGGCCCAGGCCTCACAACAGGAACGCCAGAGGCTGGCCCGCGAACTGCACGACTCTGTGGCCCAGGCCCTCTACGGCATCACCCTGGGAGCCAAGACCGCCAAAGGCTGGCTGGAACGCGACCCCCAGAAAGTCAAAGAAAGCCTGGATTACGCCATCCAGCTTGCAGAAGGGGGCACCGCCGAGATGAAAGCCCTGCTCTTCAGCCTCAGGGAAGACGCCCTCGATGAAGGGGGGCTCTGTGAAGCCCTCGCCCGACTGGCCCACGCCATGAAGGTGCGCTACGGCCTGACCATCCACACCGAACTGCCCGAAGAACCCCAGCTTTCAGCCGTCAAGAAACACGCTGTGTACCGCATTGCCCAGGAAGCCACCCACAACGCTGTAAAGCACGCCAGAGCCACCGAGATGTCGATGGTGCTGCGCCAGACCGACCTCGGCTGGGAGATGGACATTCAGGACAACGGCAAGGGCTTTGACCTCGCAGAAATCGCCGGAGGCACCCTCGGACTCAAGAGCATGCGTGAACGGGCTGAATTTCTGGCCGGATCGATCACGGTCTCCAGCCACCCCGGACAGGGCACCCGCATTCACCTCGAATTCCCCCACTGATCCTCAAGGAGCAACCCCATGAAACAGATTTCAGACCAGACCCCAATGCCACAAGGCCAGAAAACCCCTTCCCAGGGACCCGATCCCCGCGTGACCCGTGTGCTCCTCAGCCTGCTCCTGATTGTGGGCGGCCTGGCCCTCCTCAGAGGCACCCTGGGTGTGCCCGTGATCAGCAACGAGAA includes the following:
- a CDS encoding sensor domain-containing protein — translated: MMTVQPTSESGPGKLPGYFAELFSAVTYRRLFYLIATFPLGILYFVVLVTGFSLGLGLLVLVVGFPLFMATVWCILRFADTERALATLLGQKLYREKPIIQASGFMNWAKATLSDAGTYKALLYALLKFPLGIASFVIVVTFLAISLGFLLLPVSQLFYPLPLYFGDVEIQLNPLGWVIWEVVAVGVTVLSLSLLNLLAEGWMLLNQALLTDYGEAKHAQREVQALKQTSSAVAYSGSLDDTLSHIAGQGMEALGASALAVTIKEGASWRMGASRNIPETFARAFSEARPRLSLPDTLPQGRAHIEKHYRAAWEKDVLIEPLIRELPDGSLVTVPMMYQSQQLGQLHAFYRRGVAPTQRELEFLAALADQGAVAIETSQLIDRVQAQASQQERQRLARELHDSVAQALYGITLGAKTAKGWLERDPQKVKESLDYAIQLAEGGTAEMKALLFSLREDALDEGGLCEALARLAHAMKVRYGLTIHTELPEEPQLSAVKKHAVYRIAQEATHNAVKHARATEMSMVLRQTDLGWEMDIQDNGKGFDLAEIAGGTLGLKSMRERAEFLAGSITVSSHPGQGTRIHLEFPH